From the genome of Eucalyptus grandis isolate ANBG69807.140 chromosome 2, ASM1654582v1, whole genome shotgun sequence, one region includes:
- the LOC104432836 gene encoding uncharacterized protein LOC104432836 isoform X2, whose translation MASDPSLIEISGEDDSLLLQQIPTDGATAAAASARNLFSCSPLQIHGSRPRLPPAETVNKENVNLNKYEMVKLSLEPQQMKRKKKGGGYNLRKSLAWDRAFFTEEGILDPAELSMISGNIGSSVGEKLPMICEEGGESLSEFSDSQSDSGDLLALKEKPSTNEGRTKHSSSPHQRNALTRRDRPLVSSTKRKVLSNNDVNGNKSKRSGGSQSTALSSLIRPVNGNSTKMASKEAKVSKKPATKPDSTLRTPTARTALQVSQPKHGQLARSGASDKNNAGPKVSSSNKTHSRPSTLAGPCSKPPTAKYIAPQAKRNLGKSTSRPTPLTRRNDSLEEIEGQKNPPARDNGAGSIKIEAAYPVNALLKGGSTQHVQLKAAKPTGLRTPSPSLGFFRQPKASTKGC comes from the exons ATGGCGTCCGATCCCTCTTTGATCGAGATCTCCGGGGAGGACGATTCGTTGCTGCTGCAGCAGATTCCGACCGACGGCGCCACGGCCGCGGCCGCCTCCGCCAGGAACCTCTTCTCTTGCTCGCCTCTTCAAATCCACGGATCCAGGCCCCGCCTCCCTCCTGCTG AGACCGTGAACAAAGAGAATGTGAATCTGAACAAGTACGAGATGGTGAAACTCAGCCTGGAGCCACAgcagatgaagaggaagaagaaaggtggAGGCTACAATTTGCGGAAAAGCTTAGCGTGGGACAGGGCCTTCTTTACTGAAGAAG GTATCTTGGATCCCGCCGAATTATCCATGATAAGCGGAAACATTGGCAGTTCCGTTGGGGAGAAGTTGCCCATGATCTGCGAAGAAGGGGGGGAATCATTGTCTGAGTTTTCAGACTCCCAAAGCGATTCGGGAGATTTGCTCGCACTCAAGGAGAAACCATCTACAAATGAGGGCCGAACAAAACATAGCAGTTCACCACATCAGCGAAATGCATTAACTAGACGTGACAGGCCCCTGGTTTCTTCG ACCAAGCGGAAGGTGCTGTCGAACAATGACGTCAATGGTAACAAGTCCAAGCGCAGCGGCGGCTCACAATCCACTGCCCTATCTTC ACTGATAAGGCCTGTGAATGGGAATTCGACAAAGATGGCCAGTAAAGAAGCTAAGGTTTCTAAAAAGCCAGCTACCAAGCCAGATTCCACTTTGCGCACTCCGACAGCTAGGACTGCTTTGCAAGTCAGTCAACCTAAGCATGGTCAACTTGCTCGATCAG GGGCTAGTGACAAAAATAATGCTGGACCGAAAGTCTCTTCAAGCAATAAAACGCATTCTCGACCTAGTACTCTAGCTGGTCCTTGCAGCAAGCCTCCAACAGCTAAATACATTGCTCCCCAAGCCAAAAGAAATTTG GGAAAATCAACTTCCAGGCCAACTCCATTAACTCGCAGGAATGACAGTTTGGAGGAGATAGAAGGTCAAAAAAACCCTCCAGCACGAGATAATGGTGCTGGTTCTATCAAGATAGAAGCCGCCTATCCTGTAAATGCTCTTCTTAAAGGAGGGTCCACTCAGCATGTGCAACTCAAGGCAGCAAAACCTACTGGCTTGCGTACGCCTTCACCATCTCTGGGATTTTTTCGTCAG
- the LOC104432836 gene encoding uncharacterized protein LOC104432836 isoform X1 produces MASDPSLIEISGEDDSLLLQQIPTDGATAAAASARNLFSCSPLQIHGSRPRLPPAETVNKENVNLNKYEMVKLSLEPQQMKRKKKGGGYNLRKSLAWDRAFFTEEGILDPAELSMISGNIGSSVGEKLPMICEEGGESLSEFSDSQSDSGDLLALKEKPSTNEGRTKHSSSPHQRNALTRRDRPLVSSTKRKVLSNNDVNGNKSKRSGGSQSTALSSLIRPVNGNSTKMASKEAKVSKKPATKPDSTLRTPTARTALQVSQPKHGQLARSGASDKNNAGPKVSSSNKTHSRPSTLAGPCSKPPTAKYIAPQAKRNLGKSTSRPTPLTRRNDSLEEIEGQKNPPARDNGAGSIKIEAAYPVNALLKGGSTQHVQLKAAKPTGLRTPSPSLGFFRQQPKASTKGC; encoded by the exons ATGGCGTCCGATCCCTCTTTGATCGAGATCTCCGGGGAGGACGATTCGTTGCTGCTGCAGCAGATTCCGACCGACGGCGCCACGGCCGCGGCCGCCTCCGCCAGGAACCTCTTCTCTTGCTCGCCTCTTCAAATCCACGGATCCAGGCCCCGCCTCCCTCCTGCTG AGACCGTGAACAAAGAGAATGTGAATCTGAACAAGTACGAGATGGTGAAACTCAGCCTGGAGCCACAgcagatgaagaggaagaagaaaggtggAGGCTACAATTTGCGGAAAAGCTTAGCGTGGGACAGGGCCTTCTTTACTGAAGAAG GTATCTTGGATCCCGCCGAATTATCCATGATAAGCGGAAACATTGGCAGTTCCGTTGGGGAGAAGTTGCCCATGATCTGCGAAGAAGGGGGGGAATCATTGTCTGAGTTTTCAGACTCCCAAAGCGATTCGGGAGATTTGCTCGCACTCAAGGAGAAACCATCTACAAATGAGGGCCGAACAAAACATAGCAGTTCACCACATCAGCGAAATGCATTAACTAGACGTGACAGGCCCCTGGTTTCTTCG ACCAAGCGGAAGGTGCTGTCGAACAATGACGTCAATGGTAACAAGTCCAAGCGCAGCGGCGGCTCACAATCCACTGCCCTATCTTC ACTGATAAGGCCTGTGAATGGGAATTCGACAAAGATGGCCAGTAAAGAAGCTAAGGTTTCTAAAAAGCCAGCTACCAAGCCAGATTCCACTTTGCGCACTCCGACAGCTAGGACTGCTTTGCAAGTCAGTCAACCTAAGCATGGTCAACTTGCTCGATCAG GGGCTAGTGACAAAAATAATGCTGGACCGAAAGTCTCTTCAAGCAATAAAACGCATTCTCGACCTAGTACTCTAGCTGGTCCTTGCAGCAAGCCTCCAACAGCTAAATACATTGCTCCCCAAGCCAAAAGAAATTTG GGAAAATCAACTTCCAGGCCAACTCCATTAACTCGCAGGAATGACAGTTTGGAGGAGATAGAAGGTCAAAAAAACCCTCCAGCACGAGATAATGGTGCTGGTTCTATCAAGATAGAAGCCGCCTATCCTGTAAATGCTCTTCTTAAAGGAGGGTCCACTCAGCATGTGCAACTCAAGGCAGCAAAACCTACTGGCTTGCGTACGCCTTCACCATCTCTGGGATTTTTTCGTCAG
- the LOC104432837 gene encoding V-type proton ATPase subunit a1, with protein MEFFDNLPAMDLMRSERMTFVQLIMPFESAHRAITYLGELGLLQFRDLNADRSPFQRTFVNQVKRCGEMSRKLRFFKDQISKAGLISSLHSATQPDVELEELEIQLAEHEHELNEMNANSEKLRQAYNELLEFKMVLQKAGGFLVSGKSPVAVEDRELDENIHSNGDYVETASLLEKEMRPETMEQSRVRFISGIICKSKVQIFERMLFRATRGNMLFNQGPADEDIVDPVTSEMVEKIVFVVFFSGEQARMKILKICEAFSANCYPVPEDITKQRQISQEVLSRLSEIETTLGAGYNHRNRALSSIQFHLNKWMNMVRREKAIYDTLNMLNFDVTKKCLVGEGWCPIFAKAKIQEALQRATYDSNSQVGIIFHEMDAPESPPTFFRTNRFTSAFQEIVDAYGVARYQEANPAVYTVVTFPFLFAVMFGDWGHGICLLLGALVLIAQERKLTGQKLGSFMEMLFGGRYVLLLMSLFSIYCGLIYNEFFSVPFNIFGESAYKCRDTSCSDARSVGLIKYQDPYPFGVDPSWRGSRSELPFLNSLKMKMSILLGVVQMNLGILLSYFNARFFKSTLDIRFQFVPQVIFLNSLFGYLSLLIIIKWCTGSQADLYHVMIYMFLSPTDDLGENQLFWGQKPLQIILLLLALIAVPWMLFPKPFILKKLHSERFQGRTYQMLGTSEMDIDGDTEPDSARQHHEEFNFSEVFVHQMIHSIEFVLGAVSNTASYLRLWALSLAHSELSTVFYEKVLLLAWGYDNLIIRLVGLAVFAFATAFILLMMETLSAFLHALRLHWVEFQNKFYHGDGYKFRPFSFSLLTEEED; from the exons CTTAATGCAGATAGAAGTCCTTTCCAAAGAACGTTTGTTAATCAG GTGAAGCGATGCGGAGAGATGTCAAGAAAATTGCGTTTTTTCAAAGATCAGATCAGTAAGGCTGGTCTAATATCTTCCCTGCACTCGGCAACACAACCAGATGTTGAGTTGGAGGAATTAGAG ATCCAACTCGCTGAACATGAACATGAGCTAAATGAGATGAATGCAAATAGCGAGAAACTTCGACAGGCCTATAATGAGCTTCTGGAGTTTAAAATGGTTTTGCAAAAg GCAGGTGGTTTTCTTGTCTCAGGAAAGAGTCCTGTGGCTGTGGAGGATAGAGAGTTGGATGAAAATATTCACTCAAATGGTGACTATGTTGAGACGGCATCCTTACTTGAGAAG GAAATGAGACCTGAAACAATGGAGCAGTCTCGTGTAAGATTTATCAGTGGCATTATATGTAAGTCAAAAGTGCAAATATTTGAGAGGATGCTTTTCCGTGCCACAAGAGGAAACATGCTATTTAATCAGGGGCCGGCTGATGAAGATATAGTTGATCCTGTAACATCTGAAATG GTTGAGAAGATAGTGTTTGTGGTCTTTTTCTCTGGGGAGCAGGCTAGAATGAAGATTTTAAAAATCTGTGAGGCATTTAGTGCTAACTGCTATCCTGTTCCTGAAGACATAACCAAGCAAAGACAAATAAGTCAAGAA GTTCTGTCTCGGCtttctgaaatagaaacaaCCTTGGGTGCTGGTTACAATCACCGAAACAGAGCTCTTAGTTCCATTCAGTTTCACTTAAACAAATGGATGAACATG GTAAGGAGGGAGAAAGCTATCTATGACACATTGAATATGCTGAACTTCGACGTCACAAAAAAATGTCTTGTTGGAGAGGGTTGGTGTCCAATATTTGCAAAGGCTAAG ATTCAGGAGGCTCTGCAACGTGCAACATACGATAGCAACTCGCAAGTTGGAATAATATTTCATGAGATGGATGCTCCAGAATCCCCTCCCACATTTTTCAGAACAAATCGTTTTACAAGTGCATTTCAGGAAATTGTTGATGCTTATGG TGTTGCTAGGTATCAAGAAGCAAATCCTGCAGTCTACACCGTCGTtacatttcctttcctttttgctgTTATGTTTGGAGATTGGGGCCATGGAATATGCTTACTGCTGGGAGCTTTAGTCCTTATTGCGCAGGAAAGGAAGCTCACTGGTCAG AAACTTGGGAGCTTTATGGAGATGCTCTTTGGAGGGCGTTATGTACTCCTTTTGATGTCTCTCTTTTCAATTTACTGTGGACTGATATACAATGAATTCTTCTCTGTTCCGTTCAATATATTTGGTGAGTCGGCTTACAAATGCCGAGACACTTCTTGCAG tgatGCCCGTTCAGTTGGTCTGATCAAATACCAGGATCCTTACCCATTTGGGGTAGATCCTAGTTGGCGAGGAAGTCGTTCAGAGCTTCCTTTCTTGAATTCTCTCAAAATGAAGATGTCGATTCTATTGGGTGTGGTGCAGATGAATCTGGGTATCCTACTAAGTTACTTCAATGCACGCTTTTTCAAGAGCACTTTGGACATCAG GTTCCAGTTTGTGCCACAAGTGATCTTTCTTAACAGCCTGTTTGGGTATCTTTCACTACTCATTATCATCAAATGGTGCACTGGTTCTCAAGCAGACCTTTACCATGTGATGATTTACATGTTTTTGAGTCCCACCGATGATCTTGGCGAAAACCAACTGTTCTGGGGTCAGAAACCACTTCAG ATCATTTTACTGCTTTTGGCTTTGATTGCTGTTCCATGGATGCTCTTCCCAAAACCTTTTATTTTGAAGAAGCTTCACTCTGAG AGATTTCAAGGCCGTACCTATCAGATGCTTGGCACCTCTGAGATGGATATTGATGGAGACACAGAACCTGATTCTGCACGGCAGCATCATGAGGAATTTAATTTTAGTGAGGTATTTGTGCACCAAATGATACATTCCATAGAGTTTGTCCTTGGTGCAGTTTCAAATACAGCTTCGTATCTTCGTCTTTGGGCACTGAG CTTGGCGCATTCGGAGTTGTCAACTGTTTTTTATGAGAAAGTTCTATTACTTGCCTGGGG GTACGACAACCTTATTATCCGTTTAGTGGGACTagcagtttttgcttttgcAACTGCGTTCATATTGCTGATGATGGAGACCCTCAGTGCTTTCCTTCACGCCTTGCGTCTTCACTGGGTagagtttcaaaataaattctacCATGGCGATGGCTACAAATTCagaccattttctttttccttgttaaCGGAGGAGGAAGATTAG